The sequence below is a genomic window from Cicer arietinum cultivar CDC Frontier isolate Library 1 chromosome 6, Cicar.CDCFrontier_v2.0, whole genome shotgun sequence.
attattttttttcttatatttaatctCAAACTAGTATAATGATATTAGTAAAACTAGTATACCATAATTTTTATAGTATAATCATCACGAGTGTTCCATCTTAATTTGTTGCAATCGTTACTAATAACTATGATGACAGATgtaatgtaaatttaatttcatcCATATATACGTGTCTGCTTTATGAACACCCTGATATGCCACAATctatagttaaataaaattaacttttgaATCAACTAGCAGCTACTATGCATGGACAGCAGGGGCTCTGGTCCTACCAAGTAAAATAAAAGTGTATAGAAAAGCAAAACAGGATATGAATGAGGGAGTGCAGAGAGAAAGATAATGTTAATTTGTGGCACCAGTTTATCGCCATACTGTGGATACTTCCCAAGTGTTAGAGGTTTTCAAAGTGAGAGCAATTGgcacataaaaaatacaagaagCATAATCAGTTGCAAATCCCATAGTGAGAGTGTGAAAAGTTTTTCCCTTGCTACATTCCTCACAAGTGTTGCAGTAATAGCTTCTATTGCAACAGCTGATGCAACAAATTATGAACAGGAAGAGACTCTATCCAACATACCTCAAACTCTATCTGGTGAGTGCAGATCAGCACAAGATTGTAAGAAAGCAAAAATACAAAAACCAAAGTCAAGAACAGCTGAATCTTGCACAATTAAGTGTGTCACTACTTGCATCAGAGGTGGTGACGGCTCTCCTGGTGAAGGCCCTCTTAATGTCAGAAGGTACATGTAACATATTCAATCATATTATCATAacacaaaattttattataaaaaatttattatatgacAGGCTTCACTGATATGCTCTTCAATTTTTCAGACCACTCGTTGTTTTCAAGCAAGGTTTTCGAACTCGTCAATACTGGTAAATTACTTCAACTTTTTGCAATAGCTTATTAAATGACTTCAAAATTATGAAATCAATCTCTCAATTGATGCTTATAATACCTTCCATCTACTTTTCTGATGCAGTTTGGTGGAATGTTCAGATATATGTAATTTGATAAGCAGTGGTGACAATGGACCTTGAATTTACATCGTTATCAATATTCATAAACCTTGTATGATGTGAGAACTTcacttattttcttttcttttcactgtgatttttttcatatatataactTGAAATTGGCTCATCTGCAAAACATTATAAGAGGCAATTATACAGcagttttttatttctaaacaACTACTTTACCATATTTTCCAACATAACATTGCAGAGTTATTCTGCCAAGATCTTGCcacaaattattcattttaatgaCTCCATTTTTAATGGTTATAAGTGAAATCCGCAACAATTTAGAacatttttaaacatatttCTCCTCGTGGAATTTGTAAAAACAAGCAATATgaagaaatatttattttttccttctcATTTAGCCCATCAAAACTTAATCGCAACACATCCATGATATCTTTATTTGGACTTTCTCTCAATCTAGCCAATGCACTTCTTCATATGCCATTTTTTCATAATCACTAAAAATATGATCAAGTTTGAGAGCTTTTTGACTAAATAATTGAAGAGAATTAGTCGAATTCAAGAGTgactaaataaaattatagtttgCAAAGAGAAAGTGAATTCAAATATTTGCCATATTTACTTATGGCGCACATCCCAACCAAAGAAATTGGCAATCTGTGTTAGAGCTTCCCTCCACTTTTTCACCATGTTGGTGTCGTGTTGGAATCTTTGTTTATGTTTTGCAAATGCTTCAACATAAACTACCTTTTTGATATCTCAGAAGGATCAACGTCATAGAAAACATACTGTGTTCAAGGATGTATGCCAATTATTACAAAAACCTATTagaaaccaagaatgttctggaAAACTAAATTCATCATAATAAACTAAGAAcgttttttgtatttaaaatttatgtaattCAAGTTAAACTACTAAGTGTATGTAATAGCTAACTATCTAATCtcttaattagttagttagataGTTAGAGGACGGTtaaaatgaatatgaataaaCTATGTATAAATAGCACACTCCATTTATTCAATAAACAAGTCCTATAACATTTATCTCATTCTATTTTCTATTATTCTTGCACTTGAAATAATAAGCTTAAAAgctaacaattggtatcagagcaaggTTCCGATCTCAGAGCGATAAACACGAGTGAAGTGTGAGGATTCAAATACAAGTGAAGTGGTGATGAGTTCAAGTGCAAACAATGGAAATTTTTCAACACATATGCTACAATTTGATGGAAAAGATTGGGATACATGGAGAGTGCATATTCGAGCATTGTTTGGATTTCAAGAAGTGTtagaaataatagaaaaatgttTTGAAGATCTAGGAGTCAATCCAACAGAGGAACATAAGTCagattttaaagaaaacaagaagaaagattGCAAGGTCACCTTCACTCTTCATCAATGCCTGAACACAACCAACTTTGACAAAATTTCTGATGCAAGAAGTGCCAAAGAAGTCTGGGTGTCACGACCCGAAAACTAGACGTCGTGACtggcgcacaagctatactcaTAGCCTGACAAGCCTACCAACTAAATTAACAATTAAGCAACTAATTAGTTCTCAATaatcatttcaaaaatatatatataatttttctcaaaaattcgGCACAGTATCCTCTGTGACTTcaacattttcaaatttataaaatctatGTTTACAGTCTTAACTCAGTCAATTCATATTTCAAAGAGCATAATCTATTTGTTTAATACATTTCCCAAAAAGACTTTCTAGACTCTAATAGCTGCAAAATACCTTACAACTCAATAGACTTTACAAAAAAGGATCCTCGAACAAAGAGGTCTACCAAAACAAATATGATTGAGACTTGAATCTACTAACAGCTTGCTACTCAACTGCACgtgaatctgaaaaaaaaaataaacaacgtgaaggggtaagtcacaaagacttagtgaggagacaacaaccaccatcaactAAAAGGAAAACACAAAAATGCAcgaataattgttttaaaatcttGTGGCAATTatgttaaacaatattacttaaaaatctagATAATTCTCaattaaaatatacacatataaagtcattaaacttataatttagtcGTTCagatagaaatattaaaaactcAATGATTTCCAAAGTCATTCTAGACTATCAATGAATTGTTGTGGGTCCTTAGTCGCGTTAGACCCATAAAAAGTAGGGGATTTAAGCTTCATGAAGTCTGGTAAAGTAACCTCAATCCCCATTGTTGCAGCAGTAGTCTGATGCTCAACTTGTTTAACCTCTTGTTGACCATTGGGATTTTCATGTCTTTGATCACCCTTATATTGTTGTCCGACGACAACCCCAACAAGTTGTTGCACAACCTGTTGTAATCCCTGCAGACCAGCAGCAAACTCTTCCATGACTGGATTTCCAAGCCTCCTTCTAGGTACCTCAACATCGACATCCAAGCCACGTCCGCCAACATTAGCTCTACGCCTATTTCGAGCACAAATTGAAACATGACCTCGTTGACGAGAGTCTTGGGCTTGGGCAATTGAATTATAAGCAATTTCCTTTATAGTAGGATTCCTAGTCTTGGGTAGCATTCTCACCTAATCAAAGAACATTGATCAAAAATTGAACAAGACAACAAGAAACTGTAGAAAGATATTGATGATGAATTTAAACACAGATTTAAACAACAGATAAGACTCTCATAGAGTGCTAATAACCCTTGCAAGTAAGTTATGCCTGGGAACACAATTTActgacaaaaatatattatcaccCTATGTTTGCAGCTATTTTTTTGGACCTACGACCGAGCTTTGATGCCAACTTTGTCACGACCCGAAAACTAGACGTTTTGACCGGGGCACAAGCTATACTCATAGTATGACAAGCCTaccaactaacttaacaattatgCGACTAATTAGTTCTCaataatcatttcaaataaaaatctcaaaatttcgacagagtatcatctgtaacttcaacattcccaaatttataaaatccctATTTAAAGTTATAACTCAGTCAATTAATATTTCAAAGAGTATAATCtaattgtttaatatatttcCCAAAAAGATTTTCTAGACTCTAATAGCTGCAAAATACATTACAACTCAATAGACTTTATAAAAAAGggtcctcgatcaaagaggTCTACCAAAACAAATATGATTGAGATTTGAATTTACTAACAGCTTGCTACTCAGCTGCATgtgaatctaaaaaaaaaaaaaaacagcatgaagggtaagtcacaaagacttagtgaggagacaacaaccaccattaattagaagaaaaacacaaaaaggaacgaataattattttacaatcttgtggcaattatgttaaacaatattacttaaaaatctagatgattctcaattaaaatatgcagatataaaatcattaaacttataatttagccGTTCAGATAAAGATATTAAAAATCCAATTAATAACGGcgtgaaatcaaaatgaacaaccttaaaatcatcataaaaatcaaacaagtaaaaatacaatttcGTGAGAACCAAGAGGCGACTTCATCTTATTGATAGCCTTTTCCTTCTAAGGGTAACCTTTCCCTTAGGGGTGGCTTCATGTAATGGATAACCATCACCTCTCAATCCCGCAACGCATCATCACacatcaattagggagcttacatctcgttgatatTCCTCTCCTCCTACGGTTGACATTTCTCATATGGGCGACTCCATCTGACGGGTAACTCTCTCTAATCAaaacgaggtaactaggtgcacctaacgtcgttaacgatttcataattataacaacaattttCCAAAACACGTATTTAAAACCATATCTCATTTCATTGTAATTCatggaaaacatattcaatcacatagtaattcaatatttaaatacttttgacTCATACGTAAATCAAGAAATAGGTACCCTTCTCCTTCCTTATAgcacaaaccctaacccaaaatCCTAACCAATAGATTTTGTATGAGTATGAGAAATTATGCTCTTGGGGATGTTAAGTTCCTTCTAAGGGTTGAGGGTTTAAGTATTGTGGAGTGAGAAGAAGCAATGagaaggaaagaagaaaaaaaaaatgggggaGATGGGGTTTTGCCGAAAGGGAGAGAAGAAATAGGAGAAAAAGGAGGGAGTGAGATAGAAAAAGAGTGGGAGTGGGTGGttaatgtgttttatttatttatttatttattattattattatattttttttttaaatcacacGGGGCGTGTCACTGGAAACATACTTGAGAAGTGTTATTCTAGAGGAACCAAGGTCAAGAAAGTGAAATTACAGGCCTTACAAAGATGATTTGAGTTGTTGCAAATGGAGGAGCAAGAAAATGTGTTTGATCTGATCTCAAGATTGAGGAGCATCACCAGAATAAGAAAGAAGGAGATGAAGCATGTGTTGTTGATGAATGTTGGACTGACAAATGAGGAAAACAGAAtaagaaagaagaagatgaagcatgTGTTGCTCAAGAAGATGACTCAGATTCATAAACAACCTTGTTAATGGCTACCACAAACGAAGAATATTCTTTGTCCCAGTTCTAGTTTCTTGATACTGGTTGTTCTAATCACATGATAAGTCACAAAGAATGGTTGTTGGATGTTGATACATCAAGAAGGAGAAAAATCAGATTTGTTGATGATAGAACCTTGAAAATGTGATGTATGTGCCAGGAATGAAGAGAAATCTGTTGAGCATTGGACAACTGATTCAGAAAGTGTTTCAAATGATCATGAAGAATGATGTTTTAGAAATGTATGATGGACAGAAGAAGATGATACTCAAGGCTCCTTTTTCAAAGAATGTACCCTTTGTTATCAACATACAAGCTACAAATATTCAATGTATGAAGGCAATAAGCTCAATTGATGAAAATTGGTTGTGACATTCAAGATTTGGCCATCTCAACTTCAGAAGCTTGCAACAGCTAAGAGTCAAGAAGATGGTGAGTTGAATTCTTATGATTGATGTCCCTGAGAAGGTGTGTGAACTATGTATGGCAGAAAACAATCAAGAAATTCCTTTAAATCACAAGTGCAAGCAAGAGCGAATAACGTTCTTGAAGTGGTTCATAGTGGCATATGTAAACCATTTGAGGTGTCATCATTAAGAGGTAATAAGTATTTTATAACCTTTGTTGATGAATTCGGTAGAATGTTAtggatttatttgattaaaacaaAAGATGAAGCATTTGAcatattcaaaaatttcaagATTAAAGTGGAGAAACAAAGTGGATAAGCTGTCAAGGTGCTAAGGACAGATGGAGGAGGATAATATACTTCACATGAATTCAAGgagttttgtgtcattgaacaTGAGGTAACAACTCCTTACATACCTCAACACAATGGTCTGGCTAAAAAAAGGAATGGAACCATTCTATACATGACTAGAAGTATGATAAAAGAGAAAGAACTGTCACACGAGTTCTGGGGAGAGGTTGCATCAACTGCTCTctacatttttaataaatgtcGAACAAAGAAACTGCTAGAGAAGGTACCAAATGAGATCTGGAGCGGAAGGAAGCCATTAGTAGGGCACTTGAGAACATTTGATGCTCTATGTTTTAAACATGTACCCGATCATAAGAGAAGAAATTTGCAAGACAAAAGTGAAGTAATGATACTTATAGGATATCATTCAATTGGGGCATACAATCTATATGATCCTGTTAGAGGCAAGGTGGTGGTCAGCAGAGATGTCAAGATCATTGAGCAAGAAAGCTAGGACTGAAAATAGACATGCAGCAACAGCTATGACTGGAGCCAGAAGAACAGAAGCCATCACTGGAATTGGAAACAGGAGACCAATAACTCAAGCCATCCCATACAAAGACCTTTGCAAGAGCAGCATGATCATCATACCAATGGAGACATAAATGAAGAAAGAGTGGAGTCAAGAAGACCTCAAAGGGCAAGGCAACTACCAACACATTTAAGAGAATTTGAAGTGTACAATGATGGTGAAATTGACAAAAGGGGAGATCTGATTCATTTTGCCTTATTTGTAGATACATAACCTTTGAATATTGAATAAGCCTTGAAGAAAGGACCCtgaaagaaatcaatgatggaaGAGATCAATGCAATTGAGAAGAATCAAACATGGTACTTGATTGACTTGCCAAACAGAATCAGATTAGAGTAGAATGGGTTTACAAATTGAAGTTGAATCCAGATGGAACAATTGTTAAGTATAAAGCTATATTGGTTTCTAAGGGATTCCTACAAAGGGAAAACATAGATTATTCTGAAGTATTTGCTTCAGTGGCCAAAATTGAAATAATCAGACTTGTAATTGCACTGGTTTGTGTTAGGGGCTGGCTAATGTGCCAGCTTGATGTGAAACCTACATTTCTAAATGGATCGCTGGAAGAAGAGGTGTATGTCTCTCAACCACCAGGATTTGTGATTGAGGGAGATGAGGATAAAGTGTTCAGATTGAGGAAAACTCTTTATTGTTTGAAGCAAGCACCAAGAGCATAGAACAAAAGAATTGATTCATTCTTAATTGGCATTGGATTCATCAAGTGCACAGTGGAGTACAAAGTTTATGTGAGACATTACACACTGAATGGAGGACCTGCAATGATCCTAATATGCCTATATGTTGATGAACTATTGGTAACTGACAGCAGCAACAAGACAATTGTTGAATTCAAATAAATCACGAAGATGAGTTTGAAATGACAAACTTGGACAAGCTAAGCTATTTTCTGGGCATGGAGTTTACTGAGATAGAAGAGGGATTGCTGATGCATCAGAAGAAGTATGCTCGAGAGATCTTGAGAAGGTTCAATATGATCGGTTGCAACCCTGTTGTCACTCCAATGGAGATCAATGCGAAGCTTGGAACATAAATTTAAGAAGAACAGACTGATTTGACCTTGTTCAAGCAGGTTGTGGGTTCCATAAGATATTTGTGCAATACAAGACCTAACATTTGCTATAGTGTGGGCGTGGTAAGTAGATTCATGGAAAAACTCAAACATTCTCATTGAATGGCAATTAAGAGAATCACGAGATATGTTCAAGGCACATTTAAACATGAAATTTTGTTTGCAACGAATTCAAAGcaagaaaatgaagacttgGTGGGGGTATTCAGATTCAAATTGGTGTGGAGATAAGAATGATAGAAAGAGCACTTCATGCTATGTGTTCAAGTTAATGAAATCTCCAATAGCATGGAGCTCAAAAAAGCAACCAATGATATCACTTTCTTCATGTGATGCTAAATATATTGCTGGCAGCTATGCAACTTGCCAAGTATTGTGGTTGGAATCATTGACAATAGAGTTAAAGCTAGAAGTATGCAGACCTATTCCATCAATGATTAACAATATCTCGACAATAAATCTGGCAAAGAACCATGTGTCTCATGGAAGAAGCAAACACGTTGAGACAATATTTCACTTCTTAAGTGATCAAGTTGAAAGATGCAAACTAAAGCTCATCTATTGTCAAACTGAAGTTCAATTGGCTAATATGATGATCAAGGCGTTGATGACAACTAGATTTGAAGAGTTAAGAAGATTCCTAAATGTAAAATCACTTAGAAACTTGAATTAAGAGAAAGTGTTAGAAATCAAGAATGTTCTGGAAATTCAGATTGATCAGAATAAATCAAAAACGTTCTTGGTATTGAAAGTTTATGTAATTCAAGTTAAACTACTAAGTGTATGTAATAGCTAATCtcttaattagttagttagataGTTAAAGGGTAGTTAGAATGAATATAAATAAACTATGTATAAATAGTACACTTCATTTATTCAATAAATAAGTTCTACAACATATATctcattctattttttatttattttaattcttgcACTTGAAATAATATCTTGAAAGCTAACAAAACCAAGTTGAGGAAGCATAGTTCTTAGACAAGACGACAATGAAAATTTGTGAAGCTTGGATTGCACGAAGGAGCTCGGGTGATATGCACTCACGTTTTGGAAGATTAGTGTCATCAGGGAATACAAAAACGCTTTTAAATACTactatctaattaatattatatgcataattcataatttactatttttttcactttgtatttatgataatttgaatcaatcaatagtttaaaaagataGCTaggtaaaaatattaatctctcttttattttttattttattttaattcatgtgAAATGATTAAATACAACAATTATTTGAAACAAAGggagtatatttatttattacagtcaatatattattatatttattatttttggtttaaTTATTATGAAAATGTCTAAACtatttaagaattttaaataaattctttaAACTACAAATATTGGAAATCAAGTCTCCAAAcggatatatttttttaattaggttCTTCCATAATGTTGTGGTTGGTAAAACTTTAATTGAAGGAGTTAATTGCAACTAGTTTTATTTAAGGATCTAattaaaaattcttaaataGTTTATTAAGTGAATTCATAAACTGGATAAACATTCACTTTTATATTTGACAAACGGTATCATGTATGATAATCtctaaattaaagattaatattttaaaatcactaAATCAATATTAGGTTCGTCactttaattattgatattaaatatctttaaaaatcTATTAGTTTGATAATGCGTCCAATTTTTTGACACATCATGCTCTCACATAGCCTCAACCAAATTCACTAATTTTAAATCCTACTCCATTAGAGATTAAAAATGAcggaaaaaataaacatttttattttctcaaatagaAAGAAATAAACCTTTTACTTTATTCTCCCATTTTTTATACAATGTTAATTAGAAGCCTTCAAATTTGTAATACACAAGTTACAACAAATTTATGACTTTCACTGTAAATTTAAAGAACTGGTTGTTgttctttattaaaaaaaaacacattaaatttcaaaaagaaatatcTTAATAAGATGCTTTTGTATGCAGAAAATCATAACAGAGTAACTCATTCTTATCGAATTCTTGAAAGTTTATGACGTTTATCTTTTAGTACTGttgttgatcaaacttttttcTTATCTTGCTGGAATTTGTATCTGAAAGATGATCATATATGTAAATACTGTTTTAGGTAAAATTGAAGAATATTCAAAACAATATAAGGGGTCTTTATTGAGGATAACTTATTTACATAAATCATGTTGGTAATTAAAGGTTCTAAAACGAAGACAAAAAGTTAGAAGTTTGAATGGTTCTATCTTTCCTCATGTGTAAAAATTGAGAGAATATAGTAAATGGTTACTTCTACATGAgaagatgaaaatatatttttttttttctttctattactTTAGTTCAGAGTTTAAAATGAATGAGGACAATTGTGTCAGTCAAAAAATTGGACATGTCTTTAacattgataaaattataaaagacatttaatattaaagactaaaatgaccaaagtaatattcatttgatttttttaaaatgttttatttagttCAATGATTATTATACTACCGTGTATATTGAGAGAACTTGAAGAACAGTTCATCTTATTAGTTTGATCCATAAAAAATGAGGAAATAAATATGacttcaacaatattcatatcAGTTGTCTATTTTATTTAGCATAATGCTAGATATAAGTGAAGATAGGTTAAGTCGTTCAACAAACATATATGATTTAGTCCAAACCCAAAATtgactaatttatttatttatctttttaaataaacaatttcaaaaaaatttaaaaatctatttagttaaaaaataaatctatttattattaaaaaaatcttttttataatataaataatattattattttttattactattattattattattattattattatattattattattattattattattattatatattagatttcaaacgttatatta
It includes:
- the LOC101503424 gene encoding uncharacterized protein yields the protein MLICGTSLSPYCGYFPSVRGFQSESNWHIKNTRSIISCKSHSESVKSFSLATFLTSVAVIASIATADATNYEQEETLSNIPQTLSGECRSAQDCKKAKIQKPKSRTAESCTIKCVTTCIRGGDGSPGEGPLNVRRPLVVFKQGFRTRQYCLVECSDICNLISSGDNGP